From the genome of Flavobacterium luteolum, one region includes:
- a CDS encoding RagB/SusD family nutrient uptake outer membrane protein, with protein MNKKIIFSLLLVVALSFTACDEYLDVQPGSGFTQAEVFKSEKDIQSAVAGVYTLMLTDDAYANRLAFVFNMNTDVEMSGVSTNTVNGNGSDIACYDPKPYWTTLNGTWSAMYKIINTANDVIEGIESSDLYKADPKNAPSTIMQMYGEVKTIRAMVYLDIIRIWGDVVFRTKSSTGDENFAVGTTDRNVILEFLIDDLKSVEPYMKNANELDYGVERASRSFNQGLIGLLALTRGGWTLRPDENNPASIGHMERGKNYEEYYDIAIQYLEKVILGRQHDLKLSYRDFWMKQNNWETPVNDDVIFSIPMLKNSTGEYGYLAGIPIAEGNHPYGSASGTLSLCGEYLYSFDNKDLRRDITCAPLSYDQNLNQVIRLDLARLAVGKWSKLWMNDPLGSTSQKGTGINYSWMRFADVLLMYAEAVNERFGPREDARECLRRVRRRAFAQADWATKVDNYVMSKSSPDLFFKAIMDERKWEFGGESKRKFDLARWNKFSEVIYNQYFKLYNWGRVANGAYVAGIDQVPGSIYYKNIPDPVNSGRTILDIKGIDEILQARPAGYTELPFAVSWYSLNNETASYEPRNDIKWSFRGFINYNNASSVSPTDPLRYLCPYPSKVITDHRGAIQNYYGFNF; from the coding sequence ATGAATAAAAAGATAATATTTAGTTTGCTGCTAGTTGTTGCGCTGTCTTTTACAGCCTGCGATGAATATCTAGATGTACAGCCTGGATCTGGCTTTACCCAAGCAGAAGTTTTTAAATCAGAGAAAGACATTCAGTCTGCTGTTGCGGGTGTTTATACGCTTATGCTGACTGATGATGCTTATGCTAACCGTCTTGCTTTTGTTTTTAATATGAATACGGATGTAGAAATGTCTGGCGTTTCGACCAATACTGTAAACGGAAACGGTTCTGATATTGCGTGTTACGATCCAAAACCATATTGGACTACTTTAAATGGCACTTGGAGTGCGATGTACAAAATAATCAATACCGCTAATGATGTAATTGAAGGAATCGAAAGTTCTGATTTGTATAAAGCAGATCCAAAAAATGCTCCTTCTACTATTATGCAGATGTATGGAGAAGTGAAAACAATTCGTGCAATGGTGTATTTAGACATTATCCGTATTTGGGGAGACGTTGTCTTTCGTACCAAATCTTCAACTGGAGATGAGAATTTTGCTGTAGGAACTACGGATCGAAATGTGATTCTTGAATTTTTAATTGACGATTTAAAGTCAGTTGAGCCTTATATGAAAAATGCAAACGAATTGGATTATGGAGTAGAACGTGCTTCTAGAAGTTTCAATCAAGGTTTGATCGGATTATTGGCTCTTACAAGAGGAGGATGGACGCTTCGTCCAGACGAAAACAATCCAGCAAGTATTGGGCATATGGAAAGAGGAAAAAATTACGAGGAGTATTATGATATCGCAATCCAATATCTAGAAAAAGTAATTTTAGGCAGACAGCATGATTTAAAATTGAGTTATAGAGATTTCTGGATGAAACAGAACAATTGGGAAACACCAGTTAATGATGACGTTATTTTCTCAATTCCGATGCTGAAAAACTCTACAGGTGAGTATGGATATCTTGCTGGAATTCCGATTGCTGAAGGAAATCATCCTTACGGAAGTGCTTCTGGAACTCTTAGTTTATGCGGAGAATATCTTTATTCATTTGATAATAAAGATTTAAGAAGAGATATTACCTGTGCACCGCTTTCTTACGATCAAAACTTAAATCAGGTAATTCGTCTGGATTTGGCACGTTTGGCAGTGGGAAAATGGTCTAAATTATGGATGAATGATCCGCTGGGAAGCACAAGCCAGAAAGGTACGGGAATCAACTATTCTTGGATGCGTTTTGCAGATGTATTATTAATGTACGCAGAAGCGGTGAATGAACGTTTTGGCCCTCGCGAAGATGCACGTGAATGTTTGAGACGTGTGAGAAGAAGAGCTTTTGCTCAAGCAGATTGGGCAACTAAAGTAGATAATTATGTAATGTCTAAGTCATCGCCAGATTTGTTCTTTAAAGCTATTATGGACGAGCGTAAATGGGAATTTGGTGGAGAAAGCAAACGCAAATTCGATTTGGCCCGTTGGAATAAATTCAGCGAAGTGATTTACAATCAATATTTTAAGCTATACAATTGGGGACGTGTAGCCAATGGAGCTTATGTGGCTGGCATTGATCAAGTTCCGGGAAGTATCTATTACAAAAACATTCCAGATCCTGTTAACTCTGGTAGAACAATCTTAGATATAAAAGGAATAGATGAAATTTTACAGGCTCGTCCTGCAGGTTATACAGAACTTCCGTTTGCAGTAAGCTGGTATTCATTAAACAACGAAACTGCAAGTTACGAACCAAGAAACGATATTAAATGGAGTTTTAGAGGATTCATCAATTACAACAACGCTTCATCGGTATCTCCAACAGATCCATTACGTTATTTATGTCCGTATCCTTCTAAGGTAATTACAGACCATAGAGGAGCTATTCAAAATTATTATGGATTTAATTTTTAA
- a CDS encoding SusC/RagA family TonB-linked outer membrane protein: protein MTIKKYIWSILAVLFLAGGAYAQKRVTVSGSVRDNMGGIPGATIMVKNEKTNGVTDFDGKFSITVADPETAVLIIKFVGMNDEVVPLKGRVSGITVTMKESNSELNEVVVIGYGTQKRKNLTGAVASIKGTELAKVPTSNVAEALTGRLPGVQVTTVDGSPGSEVKIRIRGGGSITEDNSPLILVDGFEVANLNDIPPTDIESVEVLKDAASTAVYGARGANGVIIVTTKVPKAGKVSVNIHNYTQIKTLANHLDVMDPYEFVMMQYEFARKGTSNPTAFYNMYGKPSEFYIYKGNKGTDWQNEIFGSNPIARYTDINVNGGSEKTKFKFTFVNQDQPGVLVGTGMRQNYIYLILNSKLTDNLTFEYQTRLTNQTIDGSGTDGVSLLRALREAPTGGLEDYMTLPEDNTYFDPDDYEIKPRFNPFEEAEKNYRKRTTRIFNTTGALTWTIKKGLTLRSSFGYEYKYQEDGRFWGTDTKTALENNNMPLTYWSMTQSPRWQLNNVLNYGFKLKERHDFQLMVGQEIKDQESSIKFFRTRYFPDDITGEKALDNLALGTPFDNGSNAESPNRISSFFGRANYGYDDRYLFTFTVRTDGSTKFGPDNRWGVFPAGAFAWRVSNESFLKNSETVSNLKLRLSYGASGNDRIKGDLYAKYYGVSRDRSVGWGEENHYYYNFYNDKYLNNPNVKWETTYTANVGLDFGFFKERLTGTLDFYHNKVKDLLVPSDIASVSGFTKMMTNVGQTSNRGVEFAINGSVIKKKDFQVDLTFNIGYNKNKIDKLASGEQEWILSSGWAGTQLLNDDDYRAYVGGTKGLIYGFVNDGFYTMDDFESFDAVTKTWKLKEGVANSKNLSGDPVPGNAKFKKLTPVDPSDPNSYVIGDKDRKVIGDTNPDFSGGFGVNAIWKNFDLTAFFNFMSGFDVYNANKIMTTSFFQNNQNNFSMDVGLNNRWRNYDDMGNDLRYSPEQLAKQNENATMWNPVSIGRPIAMSYAVEDGSFLRLNTLSIGYTIPKQNSSKVGFSRIRLYATGSNLFVWTNYSGYDPDINLETGLTPNIDYNAYPRTRNYAFGVQLSF from the coding sequence ATGACTATAAAAAAATATATCTGGAGCATTTTAGCCGTCCTATTTTTGGCAGGAGGTGCTTATGCTCAGAAGCGTGTAACCGTGAGCGGTTCGGTTAGAGATAACATGGGAGGTATTCCTGGCGCAACAATTATGGTAAAGAATGAAAAAACCAATGGAGTTACCGATTTTGATGGGAAATTCAGTATCACAGTAGCAGATCCAGAAACAGCGGTTTTGATTATCAAATTTGTTGGAATGAATGATGAAGTAGTGCCATTAAAAGGACGCGTATCTGGAATTACAGTAACAATGAAAGAATCGAATAGCGAGTTAAATGAAGTTGTTGTAATTGGTTACGGTACGCAAAAACGTAAAAACTTAACTGGAGCGGTTGCCAGTATAAAAGGTACCGAATTAGCAAAAGTACCAACATCAAACGTAGCTGAAGCCTTGACGGGAAGACTTCCTGGAGTGCAGGTTACAACAGTTGATGGTTCGCCAGGGTCTGAAGTGAAAATTAGAATTCGTGGAGGAGGATCTATTACAGAAGACAATTCGCCATTAATCTTGGTTGATGGTTTTGAGGTTGCCAACTTAAATGATATTCCGCCAACAGATATCGAATCGGTAGAAGTTTTGAAAGATGCTGCGTCTACAGCCGTTTATGGTGCAAGAGGAGCAAACGGAGTTATCATTGTTACAACTAAAGTTCCAAAAGCTGGAAAAGTTTCGGTAAACATTCATAACTATACACAAATTAAAACGCTTGCCAATCATTTGGATGTTATGGATCCTTATGAATTTGTGATGATGCAGTACGAGTTTGCGCGTAAGGGAACTTCTAACCCAACTGCATTTTATAATATGTATGGCAAACCAAGCGAATTTTACATTTACAAAGGAAATAAAGGTACAGATTGGCAAAATGAAATTTTCGGAAGCAATCCAATCGCGAGATACACAGATATTAATGTAAATGGCGGAAGCGAGAAAACGAAATTCAAATTTACGTTTGTAAATCAGGATCAACCTGGCGTTTTGGTTGGAACTGGAATGCGTCAGAATTATATTTATCTGATTTTAAATTCAAAATTAACAGACAATCTTACGTTCGAATATCAAACCCGTTTAACCAATCAAACCATAGACGGTTCTGGAACAGATGGAGTGAGCTTGCTTAGAGCTTTACGTGAGGCGCCAACAGGAGGCTTAGAAGATTATATGACTTTACCTGAAGATAATACTTATTTTGATCCAGACGATTATGAAATTAAACCTCGTTTTAATCCATTCGAAGAAGCAGAGAAAAACTATCGTAAACGTACTACGAGAATATTTAACACTACTGGAGCTTTAACGTGGACAATCAAAAAAGGATTAACCCTTCGTTCTTCATTCGGTTACGAATATAAATATCAGGAAGACGGACGTTTCTGGGGAACAGATACTAAAACTGCATTAGAGAATAACAATATGCCTCTAACATATTGGTCTATGACCCAATCGCCACGCTGGCAGCTGAATAACGTATTAAACTACGGATTTAAATTAAAAGAACGCCACGATTTTCAATTGATGGTTGGACAGGAGATAAAAGATCAGGAAAGTTCAATTAAGTTTTTCCGCACCCGTTATTTTCCTGATGACATAACTGGAGAGAAAGCTTTAGACAATCTAGCTTTGGGAACTCCTTTTGATAATGGTTCAAATGCAGAATCTCCAAATAGAATTTCGTCGTTTTTTGGAAGAGCAAATTATGGTTATGACGATCGTTATTTATTTACGTTTACAGTGCGTACGGACGGTTCTACAAAATTTGGCCCAGACAACAGATGGGGAGTTTTTCCAGCGGGAGCTTTTGCTTGGAGGGTTTCGAATGAAAGTTTCCTAAAAAATAGCGAGACGGTTTCGAACTTAAAACTTCGTTTGAGTTATGGAGCTTCGGGTAACGATAGAATTAAAGGCGATTTATATGCAAAATATTACGGTGTATCTAGAGATCGTTCTGTAGGTTGGGGAGAAGAAAACCATTACTATTATAATTTTTATAACGACAAATATCTGAACAATCCAAACGTAAAATGGGAAACAACTTATACGGCAAACGTAGGTCTAGATTTTGGGTTTTTCAAAGAAAGGCTTACAGGAACTTTAGATTTCTATCATAATAAAGTAAAAGATTTATTAGTGCCATCTGATATTGCTTCGGTTTCTGGTTTTACCAAAATGATGACCAATGTTGGGCAGACTTCTAATAGAGGTGTCGAATTTGCAATTAACGGAAGTGTAATTAAGAAAAAAGACTTTCAAGTTGATTTGACTTTTAATATTGGTTATAACAAAAATAAAATTGATAAACTGGCGAGCGGCGAACAAGAATGGATTTTAAGTTCGGGCTGGGCAGGAACACAATTGTTAAATGATGATGATTATCGTGCTTACGTAGGCGGAACAAAAGGTTTGATTTATGGTTTCGTAAACGATGGTTTCTACACAATGGATGACTTTGAATCTTTTGATGCAGTAACTAAAACTTGGAAATTAAAAGAGGGTGTGGCCAATTCAAAAAATCTTTCGGGAGATCCAGTTCCAGGAAATGCTAAATTTAAAAAACTGACTCCTGTTGATCCTTCAGACCCAAATAGCTATGTAATTGGAGATAAGGACAGAAAGGTTATCGGAGACACAAATCCTGATTTTTCTGGAGGTTTTGGTGTAAATGCGATTTGGAAAAATTTCGACTTAACCGCATTTTTCAATTTCATGTCAGGGTTTGATGTTTATAACGCCAATAAGATTATGACGACTTCTTTCTTCCAGAACAACCAAAACAATTTCAGTATGGATGTAGGATTGAACAATCGTTGGAGAAATTATGATGACATGGGTAACGATCTTCGCTATTCGCCTGAACAGCTGGCAAAACAAAACGAAAATGCTACGATGTGGAATCCTGTTTCTATTGGACGTCCTATTGCTATGTCTTATGCTGTTGAAGATGGTTCTTTCTTGAGATTAAACACTTTGAGCATTGGTTATACCATTCCAAAACAAAACAGTTCAAAAGTGGGATTCAGCAGAATTAGACTATATGCTACAGGAAGCAACTTATTTGTTTGGACGAACTATTCAGGGTACGATCCAGACATCAATCTGGAAACAGGATTAACACCAAATATTGATTACAATGCTTATCCAAGAACGCGCAATTATGCTTTTGGAGTGCAATTGTCATTTTAA
- a CDS encoding DUF5123 domain-containing protein, whose amino-acid sequence MKKFRKILYILSLLGIIACGEMLISCENDEFKYPQEQDLFQPKFVLTAPLVKGNSIAIVWYKVNDAKSYTVELHLDNYYKSLYKSYTTTETQLLMDDIPYKTQFYIRVRSNHVIDGHNSQWSYTNALTEERPPFDPILHTVEKVNITETEVTVNWDISSQNPVDSISVSPAQSAEIPAIGRKLTSAEIAKGEATVVGLEKNTLYNVNIFDNNKPRRYDKPYNQVSFRSAGPSTSTIIVTKGMDLDALLRTNNDDPTIPEGTEYFLEAGSLFKITPFTISKGFKLTGGTEGERPQIEMNGNWNIAEGSYLSELAFENIRFYQTIDASYFFNSGTAWKLDKITFYNCVFNYFKRGFWRHQGNGKYKEIGEFDMSYCTFDQVGGHSGPYGTFVFGSAGADNVKKAKFSNCTFMRDYYQTTDKNRNFKNLFDYGTSAYPIQLEYQNITIYDYAYNRSLINIPNAVGSTLIFKNVLLASSCGKVIQAIAANTPVTYGNNYTTTDYLLGAAAIQGTDLGISAQNLFVDPANGNLMIKDPNSPIVTNRVGDTRWLP is encoded by the coding sequence ATGAAAAAATTTAGAAAAATACTTTATATATTATCTCTTCTTGGTATCATTGCCTGTGGAGAAATGCTGATATCTTGTGAAAACGATGAGTTTAAATATCCGCAAGAACAAGATCTGTTTCAGCCAAAATTTGTACTTACAGCTCCTTTAGTAAAAGGCAACTCAATAGCTATTGTATGGTATAAAGTCAACGATGCAAAATCTTATACCGTAGAGTTGCATTTAGACAATTATTATAAAAGTTTGTACAAATCGTATACAACGACAGAAACGCAGCTTTTGATGGATGATATTCCATATAAAACCCAGTTTTATATTAGGGTGAGATCTAACCATGTAATTGATGGACATAATTCACAATGGTCTTATACCAATGCTTTAACAGAAGAGCGTCCGCCGTTTGATCCAATTTTGCATACAGTAGAAAAGGTTAATATTACAGAAACTGAAGTTACAGTAAACTGGGACATTTCTTCTCAGAATCCAGTAGACAGTATTTCCGTTTCGCCTGCACAATCTGCTGAAATTCCTGCAATTGGCCGTAAGTTAACTTCTGCGGAAATTGCTAAAGGAGAAGCAACAGTAGTTGGCTTAGAAAAAAACACATTATACAATGTTAATATTTTCGACAACAACAAACCAAGACGCTACGATAAGCCTTATAATCAGGTTTCTTTCCGTTCGGCAGGTCCATCAACATCCACTATTATTGTAACAAAAGGAATGGACTTAGATGCTTTATTGAGAACAAACAATGATGATCCGACGATTCCAGAAGGAACAGAATATTTCCTTGAAGCAGGTTCATTGTTTAAAATTACGCCTTTTACCATTTCAAAAGGATTTAAACTTACAGGAGGAACTGAAGGAGAACGCCCTCAGATCGAAATGAACGGAAACTGGAATATTGCAGAAGGCTCTTATTTATCAGAATTGGCTTTTGAAAACATTCGTTTTTATCAGACTATTGATGCAAGTTATTTCTTTAATAGCGGAACAGCTTGGAAATTAGATAAAATTACTTTCTACAATTGTGTTTTCAATTATTTCAAACGTGGATTCTGGAGACATCAAGGAAACGGAAAATACAAAGAAATTGGTGAATTTGATATGAGCTACTGTACATTTGATCAGGTTGGAGGACACTCAGGACCATACGGAACATTTGTATTTGGTTCTGCTGGAGCTGATAATGTGAAGAAAGCTAAATTCTCAAACTGTACTTTCATGAGAGATTACTATCAGACAACAGACAAGAACCGAAACTTTAAAAACCTGTTTGATTATGGTACATCGGCTTATCCGATCCAATTAGAATACCAAAATATTACGATTTATGATTATGCGTATAATAGGTCATTAATCAATATTCCGAATGCTGTCGGATCTACTTTAATCTTTAAGAATGTGTTATTGGCATCTTCTTGCGGTAAAGTAATTCAGGCAATTGCAGCCAATACACCTGTAACTTACGGAAACAATTATACAACGACAGATTATCTACTAGGTGCTGCTGCAATTCAGGGAACCGATCTGGGTATAAGTGCACAAAATTTATTTGTTGATCCTGCAAATGGCAATTTGATGATTAAAGATCCAAATTCTCCAATTGTAACCAATAGAGTAGGAGATACAAGATGGTTGCCTTAA
- a CDS encoding glycoside hydrolase family 88/105 protein yields MTAVMPITIGLELKKIRNNMKHKMKYCFLALFVGIISFGQSRSAHKKELSPIEWAIKMADSDQKRVPNPVFLDGVKYPKWNYTNGLVALANQKLYDYTKNQKYWDYGLSYAEQLIDKDGNILGGYELDKYSLDLINSGKILFEIYKKTNDSRYKKAMDLLHKQLEGHPRNSDGGYWHKKSYPWQMWLDGVYMADPFSAQYGEVFSDPKAIDDAILQAELIQKHTFDAKTGLNFHGYDEKRAQFWANKTTGTSTHVWGRAQGWYCMALVDILDFVPENHSKRKDLIKIVQQVFDGVLKAQDSKTGVWWQVMDQPGRKGNYLESTCSAMFVYSFAKAYNKGYVNEKFLKSAKKGFNGIQKEFIKNNEDGTISISKCCAVAGLGGKNPEDRNGSFEYYISEPIRDDDAKAVGPYILAGIELQKSLDKK; encoded by the coding sequence ATGACAGCAGTTATGCCGATTACGATTGGTTTAGAGTTGAAGAAAATTAGAAATAATATGAAGCATAAAATGAAATATTGTTTTCTTGCTCTGTTCGTTGGCATCATTTCTTTCGGGCAATCAAGATCTGCACATAAAAAAGAATTATCTCCAATAGAATGGGCAATTAAAATGGCCGATTCAGATCAAAAACGTGTTCCAAATCCAGTATTTCTGGATGGAGTTAAATATCCCAAATGGAATTATACCAATGGTTTGGTGGCTCTGGCCAATCAGAAATTGTACGATTATACTAAAAATCAGAAATATTGGGATTACGGACTTTCTTATGCGGAACAATTAATTGACAAAGATGGAAACATATTAGGAGGCTATGAACTCGATAAATACAGCTTGGATCTGATAAATTCTGGGAAAATACTTTTTGAAATTTATAAAAAAACAAATGATTCGCGCTATAAAAAAGCCATGGATTTATTGCACAAACAATTAGAAGGACATCCAAGGAATTCTGATGGCGGTTATTGGCATAAAAAGAGCTATCCGTGGCAAATGTGGCTGGATGGCGTTTATATGGCAGATCCTTTTTCAGCGCAATACGGAGAAGTTTTCAGTGATCCAAAAGCGATTGATGATGCTATCCTTCAAGCAGAATTGATTCAGAAACACACTTTTGATGCTAAAACAGGTTTGAATTTTCATGGTTATGATGAAAAGCGTGCGCAATTCTGGGCAAACAAAACAACCGGAACTTCTACACATGTATGGGGACGAGCACAAGGGTGGTATTGTATGGCTTTAGTTGATATTTTAGACTTTGTTCCTGAAAATCATTCTAAACGAAAAGACTTAATCAAAATTGTTCAACAGGTTTTTGATGGTGTTCTAAAAGCGCAAGATTCTAAAACAGGAGTCTGGTGGCAAGTAATGGATCAGCCAGGAAGAAAGGGCAATTATCTGGAATCGACTTGCTCTGCAATGTTTGTGTATTCTTTTGCTAAAGCTTACAACAAAGGTTATGTAAACGAAAAGTTTCTGAAATCGGCAAAAAAAGGCTTTAACGGAATTCAAAAAGAATTTATAAAAAACAATGAAGACGGAACTATTTCTATTTCAAAATGCTGTGCCGTTGCGGGATTAGGAGGTAAGAATCCTGAAGATAGAAACGGTTCATTTGAATACTATATTTCTGAACCTATTAGAGATGATGATGCAAAAGCAGTTGGTCCTTATATTCTAGCTGGAATCGAATTGCAAAAATCTTTAGACAAAAAATAA
- a CDS encoding glycoside hydrolase family 43 protein — protein MKFKQLLFALGLFWYLGANAQGWNADLGNGKYKNPILHVDYSDPDVCAGEDGYYMTASSFNSVPGLPILHSKDLVNWELIGYALQNLFPIEHYQTVRHGDGVWAPSIRYHNGEYFIYWGDPDFGIFMVKTKNPAGVWDEPILVKEAKGIIDTCPFWDEDGKAYLSYAFAGSRANVKTVLMLSEMAPDGTKIIGNPALVFDGHNGHTTVEGSKMYKREGYYWIMAPAGGVKPGWQLAMRSKNVWGPYEYKVVLHQGDSPVNGPHQGGYVETPNGDGWFLHFQDRWAYGRVVHLQPVTWKDGWPIMGKDSNKDGIGEPVMEWTKPNVGKNYPATPLVSSDEFNSHQLGLQWQWQANQNPAEHWGWSSANLGFMRLNCIPKKEGIKTMWMMPNLLLQKFPGANFTATTKLTFENNPDAGVSGSGLIVFGEDYAYIAIEQDKAGNLNLVQRIMKSARTSKELEKEMASIPVNKKEVSLRAKVEMIQNKEPFDAKVTFYYSIDGKNFKKLGESFKPSAGRWVGAKIGLFATGSKTINDSSYADYDWFRVEEN, from the coding sequence ATGAAATTCAAACAATTACTATTCGCCTTAGGATTATTTTGGTATTTAGGAGCAAATGCACAGGGCTGGAACGCCGACTTAGGAAATGGAAAATATAAAAACCCAATCTTACATGTAGATTATTCTGATCCCGATGTTTGTGCTGGAGAAGATGGTTATTACATGACAGCCTCTAGCTTTAACAGTGTTCCAGGACTTCCTATACTTCATTCTAAAGACCTTGTAAATTGGGAATTGATTGGATATGCATTGCAAAATCTATTTCCGATAGAACATTATCAAACTGTTCGTCATGGCGATGGCGTTTGGGCGCCGTCTATTCGTTACCACAATGGCGAGTATTTTATTTACTGGGGAGATCCTGATTTTGGGATATTTATGGTAAAAACTAAGAATCCTGCTGGTGTTTGGGATGAGCCTATTTTAGTAAAAGAAGCAAAAGGAATTATAGATACGTGTCCATTTTGGGATGAAGACGGAAAAGCGTATTTATCGTATGCTTTTGCAGGAAGCCGCGCTAATGTGAAAACAGTTTTAATGCTGTCTGAAATGGCACCAGACGGAACTAAAATAATAGGAAATCCAGCTTTGGTTTTTGACGGGCATAATGGTCACACTACCGTTGAAGGTTCAAAAATGTACAAACGTGAAGGATACTATTGGATTATGGCTCCTGCAGGTGGCGTAAAGCCAGGATGGCAATTGGCAATGCGTTCAAAAAATGTTTGGGGACCTTATGAATATAAAGTGGTTCTTCATCAAGGAGATTCACCAGTTAACGGGCCTCATCAAGGCGGTTATGTAGAAACTCCAAACGGAGACGGATGGTTTTTGCATTTTCAAGACCGTTGGGCTTATGGACGCGTGGTTCATTTGCAGCCTGTGACTTGGAAAGACGGTTGGCCTATTATGGGGAAAGATTCCAATAAAGACGGAATTGGAGAGCCTGTTATGGAATGGACAAAACCAAACGTAGGGAAAAATTATCCAGCAACGCCATTAGTTTCTTCAGATGAATTTAATAGCCATCAATTGGGACTGCAATGGCAATGGCAAGCCAATCAGAATCCTGCAGAGCATTGGGGATGGTCTTCTGCAAATCTTGGTTTTATGCGTCTAAATTGTATTCCGAAAAAAGAAGGAATAAAAACCATGTGGATGATGCCGAACCTTTTATTGCAAAAATTTCCCGGTGCCAATTTTACGGCAACAACAAAATTGACTTTCGAAAATAATCCAGATGCAGGAGTAAGCGGTTCAGGTTTGATTGTATTTGGCGAAGATTACGCTTATATCGCAATTGAACAGGATAAAGCTGGCAATTTAAATTTGGTGCAACGCATTATGAAAAGCGCCAGAACTTCTAAAGAATTGGAGAAAGAAATGGCATCGATTCCTGTCAATAAAAAAGAAGTGAGTCTGCGTGCCAAAGTAGAAATGATTCAGAACAAAGAACCTTTTGATGCTAAAGTCACTTTTTACTACAGCATTGATGGAAAGAATTTTAAAAAACTGGGAGAATCATTCAAGCCAAGCGCGGGAAGATGGGTTGGCGCTAAAATCGGACTTTTTGCAACAGGATCGAAAACTATAAATGACAGCAGTTATGCCGATTACGATTGGTTTAGAGTTGAAGAAAATTAG